CGTTCTTGGGGGCTGTATTTACTGTGGTAGGTGGAGTTTTTATTACGGGAGGACTTCATTTAGATGGCCTCTCTGATACCTTTGATGGAATATACTCTAATAGGGATAAGGAAAGAATACTAGAGATAATGAAGGATAGTAGGCTAGGGGCTAATGGAGCTTTGGCCATGTTAATACTTATAATCTTAAAAATAAGTTTGATTAAGACTTTAGGTGAAAAGCTAAGCGGAAATGAAATATATTATTATCTCATATTAATGCCTGTCTTTGCTAGAATGTGTCAAGTTTTTGGAGCAAGGTTTTCTGTGTATGCAAGGAATAATGGTATGGGTGGATTTTTCATAGGAAAAACAACTAATAAGCATTTAATTGGAGCATTAATAACTTGTGTCTTAATAAGTTTAATAAAGATAGAAATAGTGTGGATATTTTTAGTGGCATATGTATTTTCCATATGGTATATAAATCATATAAGTTCAAAAATAGGTGGAATGACAGGAGATACTTTAGGTGCCCTTTGTGAGCTTGGAGAAGTATTTTATACATTTGTGATTTTAGTTTATGTTGTTTTATCTTAGGGTGACGGACTTACTTCGTCTCAATAAATTAAAAATTAAGAGGTGAATTATGTTAAGACTTATATTGGTAAGGCATGGGGAAGTTAAGGGGAATGTGGATAAGGTCTATTGTGGTTGGATAGATCATGAGCTTACTGAGAATGGCATTAAGCAGGCCAAAGAGGTGGCTTTAAAATTAAAGGATGAGCCTATAGAAAAAATTTATGTGAGTGATTTGAAAAGGACCTTTGAAACGGCCCAGTTTATAAATGAATATCATAAAAGGGATTTAATAAAATCCAATGATTTGAGGGAAATTAATTTTGGGTTATTTGAAGGTAAGTCATATGGTGAACTAAAAGATACTCATCCTAAAGAATTAAATCTTTGGGCAGATGATTGGAAAGGTTATTGTATGCCTGAGGGGGAAAGTTTAGTTAATATGCACAATAGGGTTACTAAAAAGATTGATGAAATAA
This is a stretch of genomic DNA from Anaeromicrobium sediminis. It encodes these proteins:
- the cobS gene encoding adenosylcobinamide-GDP ribazoletransferase, with product MKKLILMIQFLTRIPININLDVDESDFLDGIMYFPLVGIIIGLFVSGSYYLGYSLGGSFLGAVFTVVGGVFITGGLHLDGLSDTFDGIYSNRDKERILEIMKDSRLGANGALAMLILIILKISLIKTLGEKLSGNEIYYYLILMPVFARMCQVFGARFSVYARNNGMGGFFIGKTTNKHLIGALITCVLISLIKIEIVWIFLVAYVFSIWYINHISSKIGGMTGDTLGALCELGEVFYTFVILVYVVLS
- the cobC gene encoding alpha-ribazole phosphatase yields the protein MLRLILVRHGEVKGNVDKVYCGWIDHELTENGIKQAKEVALKLKDEPIEKIYVSDLKRTFETAQFINEYHKRDLIKSNDLREINFGLFEGKSYGELKDTHPKELNLWADDWKGYCMPEGESLVNMHNRVTKKIDEIIKNEEGTILVVSHSGAIRSIMAHLIGHGIDDYWKYKILNCTINLIEIVEDFPVLLYTNK